A part of Cannabis sativa cultivar Pink pepper isolate KNU-18-1 chromosome 6, ASM2916894v1, whole genome shotgun sequence genomic DNA contains:
- the LOC133039232 gene encoding uncharacterized protein LOC133039232: MDPPIAAYVDNIGLEKWARPYCLGDRYNIMTNNAAESLNNVTEEFRAYPITTLVEFIRFTLQNWFANRLEKASKCVTPLATHFEEDLIKQHEDGRRRSVLRNGAQLFNVGRGADGSDFEKGGDVNLVERTSTCGMFQLLKIPCPHACAAALTQNVSLYALSSPYYTKETWKNTYNATINLVGEEDEWVLPEHMQNMRIGVPVEKKPVGRPRKSNAGRLRTNRFPSNGQKVKEPRKCSNCGALGHNKATCKARV; the protein is encoded by the coding sequence ATGGATCCTCCCATCGCTGCTTATGTTGACAATATAGGATTAGAAAAATGGGCTCGTCCTTATTGTCTAGGAGACAGGTACAACATCATGACCAACAACGCTGCAGAAAGCCTTAACAACGTGACTGAAGAATTCCGGGCATATCCAATAACTACTCTAGTTGAGTTCATAAGGTTCACACTACAAAATTGGTTTGCTAACCGTCTCGAAAAGGCAAGTAAGTGTGTTACCCCTTTGGCAACTCATTTTGAGGAAGATTTGATAAAGCAACACGAGGATGGTAGACGTAGAAGTGTCCTACGTAACGGTGCACAATTGTTTAATGTTGGAAGAGGTGCTGACGGTTCTGACTTTGAAAAGGGCGGTGATGTGAACTTAGTTGAGAGAACATCCACTTGCGGCATGTTCCAATTGTTGAAAATTCCTTGTCCCCATGCATGTGCTGCAGCACTTACTCAGAATGTCAGTCTCTACGCTCTGTCATCCCCCTATTACACAAAGGAGACGTGGAAGAATACTTACAATGCAACAATTAATCTTGTGGGCGAGGAGGATGAATGGGTGCTTCCAGAACACATGCAGAACATGAGAATCGGTGTACCAGTAGAGAAGAAACctgtaggtcgtccaagaaaGAGCAATGCAGGAAGACTACGGACTAACCGATTTCCATCGAACGGTCAAAAAGTGAAGGAACCACGCAAATGTTCAAACTGTGGCGCATTGGGACACAACAAAGCTACTTGCAAGGCCAGGGTTTGA
- the LOC115725511 gene encoding uncharacterized protein LOC115725511, which translates to MAEKGKPDEQLFQLLSGLLHQVESLSNQEEVELRSKIEALGLEVTKVPSKSTQHLDELEIAKELDKLSAKLDDVDEMISSAITTDPQVHSLLSGTADVWMPVITASADERRNFTASIEIDSSDDAQLKGSSD; encoded by the exons ATGGCGGAAAAAGGAAAACCAGATGAACAATTGTTTCAGCTTCTCTCTGGTCTACTCCATCAG GTGGAATCATTGAGCAACCAAGAGGAAGTTGAACTGCGTTCCAAAATCGAAGCACTTGGACTAGAGGTTACCAAAGTTCCCTCAAAGTCAACACAGCATCTTGATGAG CTGGAAATAGCCAAGGAGTTGGACAAATTGTCAGCCAAGTTAGATGATGTAGATGAGATGATATCTTCAGCAATAACTACAGATCCTCAAGTGCATTCCCTCTTGAGCGGCACAGCAGATGTATGGATGCCGGTAATCACAGCATCTGCTGATGAGCGTCGTAATTTCACTGCATCTATTGAAATTGACAGCTCAGATGATGCTCAATTGAAAGGTTCTTCTGACTAA